Below is a genomic region from Vibrio cortegadensis.
TCGAAGATGTGGATGATAAATTAAGCCAAGTTTGGTCGCCGGTGAGTCATATGAACTCTGTCGTCAATAGTGATGAGTTGCGTGATGCTTATGAGAGTTGCTTACCATTGCTGTCTGAATATGGCACTTGGGTTGGGCAACATAAAGGGCTATTTGAAGCCTATAAAGCCATCAAGGCGAGTGATGCTTTTGATTCACTAGAGCAAGCGAAGAAAAAGACCATCACCGATTCACTGCGTGATTTTGAGCTTTCGGGCATTGGCTTACCTGCTGATGAGCAGCATCGCTATGGTGAGATCAGCAAACGCATGTCGGAGCTAGGATCGCAGTTTTCCAACAATGTACTTGATGCCACAATGGGCTGGAACAAACACATTACTGATGTGGTTGAACTGGCGGGTATGCCGGAATCAGCAATTGCAGCGGCGAAAGAAACCGCAGAATCTAAAGAGCTTGATGGCTACCTGCTGACACTTGAAATGCCGTCATACCTACCGGTGATGGTGTATTGTGATAACCAAGCACTACGCGCAGAAATGTATGAAGCGTATGTAACACGCGCCTCTGATCGCGGTCCAAAAGCGGGCGAGTGGGATAATACTGAGCTGATTGCGGAACAATTGAAGTTGCGCCATGAAATTTCCCGGATGCTAGGTTTTAACACTTATAGTGAAAAGTCGTTGGCGACCAAAATGGCAGAAAACACGTCTCAAGTGATTGGCTTCTTAAATGATCTTGCGGTGAAAGCGAAACCACAAGGTGAAAAAGAAGTTGAAGAGTTGCGTCAATTTGCAGAAAAAGAGTTTGGCGTAACAGAGCTGAACTTGTGGGATATCCCTTACTACAGCGAAAAACAGAAGCAGCACTTATTCCAGATTTCAGATGAAGAGTTGCGTCCTTATTTCCCTGAAGAGAAAGTCGTTAGCGGATTGTTCGAAGTGTTGAATCGTGTATTTGGCATGCAAGTAAAAGAGCGAAAGGACGTGGATACTTGGCATCATTCTGTTCGCTTCTTTGATATCTTTGATTCGAACGACACACTACGCGGCAGTTTCTACTTAGACCTATATGCTCGCGAACACAAACGTGGTGGCGCATGGATGGATGAGTGTCGCGTACGTCGTCTGACTGAATCTGGTGATCTGCAAACTCCCGTCGCCTACCTGACGTGTAACTTCAATAAACCTGTCGGTGATAAACCAGCCTTATTCACGCACGATGAAGTGGTGACCCTATTCCACGAAACCGGTCATGGTATTCACCATATGCTAACAAAAGTGGATACCGGCTCTGTTTCTGGGATTAATGGCGTACCTTGGGACGCGGTAGAGTTACCAAGCCAGTTCTTAGAGAATTGGTGTTGGGAAGAAGAGGCATTGGCGTTTATTTCAGGACATTTTGAGACGGGCGAACCACTGCCGAAAGCGATGCTAGAAAAGATGTTAGCGGCGAAAAATTTTCAATCAGCGATGTTTATTTTGCGTCAACTAGAGCTTGGGTTATTCGATTTCACACTTCATACCGAGTTTGATCCTGAGTTGGGTGCTCGCGTGTTGGAAACGCTCCAAGAGGTAAAAGCGAAAGTTGCTGTATTGCCAAGTTTGGAATGGAACCGCTTCTCTCATAGCTTCAGCCATATTTTTGCTGGTGGTTATAGCGCAGGTTACTACAGCTATTTATGGGCAGAAGTACTTTCAGCGGATGCATTCTCTCGATTTGAAGAGGAAGGGATTTTTAATCAAGAGACGGGTCAAAGCTTCCTTAATAACATCCTAGAAATGGGCGGAAGCGAAGAGCCGATGGAACTCTTTAAACGTTTCCGTGGCCGCGAGCCTCAAATTGATGCCATGTTGCGTCATGCTGGGATTAACGCGTAATTCAGGCGGGGTCGTTAGTTAAAAAAGAGTCACTTTGGTGGCTCTTTTTTACATTTAAGTCTATGTTTATATTCTTGTTTGGTTGAATTATGGATTTACATTTCTATTTATAGGGTTTTGCAAAGAGATCAGTGTTTCAGTGGATTGCACTTCATCAATGGCTTGTAATTTATCAATCAAAACAAATTGCAGCTCTTCAATGGATTTACACATCAGTTTCACAAAAATATTGTAAGCCCCAGTGGTGTAATAAGCCTCAACAACTTCATCAAGGGCATTGAGTTTCGCTATCGCAGAATGATAATCACGAGCTGCATTAAGGTTGATGCCGATAAAGCAGCATACGTCGTAACCGAGTTTTTTGGTATTAACGACAACTTCTGTGCCTTGAATGATCTCAGCGGTTTTCATCTTCTCGATACGAACATGAATGGTCGCGGGGCTAACATTAAATTGTTTCGCCATTTCAGCATAAGGGGTCCGAGCATCTTCCATCAGTGTTTTGAGTATCGCTCGATCTAAATCATCAAGGCGACTATTAGATGCATGCATATTAACTCCTTATTTTACGTAATTAGACTATGTTAACAGGTAAAAGTATATTTTATCATCAGGGGTGATAGTATTAACAAATATAACTTTATTGGGATAACATTAGTGCGTGCCATCTTTTTTATTTTCGTCGCATTCTGTAGTTTTTTTGCTTCTGCACAAAGTAAAGATGTACTAATCATCCACTCCTACCATCAAGGCTTTTTTTGGACTGATGCCTTTCAGTCTGGGCTTCAATCTCGACTCGACACAAGAAACATCCCTTACCGAGTGGTTTATTTAGACACGAAGCGTTTCCAAAGTGCTGAATATTTAGAACAACTTTATCAACTCTATAAAACCAAATTTCAAAATGAAGAATTTCAAGCGATTGTCGTGAGTGATAATAACGCGCTTAATTTAATGCAGCGTTTAAGTTCTGAATTAAAAAACACCCCCGTTATTTTTGGTGGAATCAATAATTATCGTCCAGAGATGCACGCTAGCCTGAACGCGACGGGTGTGACGGAAGATATTAATTTGATGGGCAATATCTTGATGATTCAAGACTTGATGCCTGATGCAGAGAAGATCACGGTTATATCTGATCATTCAGTCACCGGACATGAAATTCGATCGCAAGTTGATGAATTCATAGAACAAAACCCAATCTATAAGAAAAAAATTGAACATTATGTTCCAGATACCTATGAAGAGCTTCTCGCTAGAACAGCGTCGTTTGATCGAAAAAATAGCATTCTCTTTTGGGTTTACTATCGCGATATTAATGGTTGGGTAAGTGACAATCAGCAATGGAAAAAATTAAACCAAGTCGCTTCTGCCCCTTTGTTTGTTATTCATGATCTTGGGTTAGGTTATGGAGCGGTTGGGGGGATCATGCAAAGTGGCTTAATCCAAGGGAAAGCTACGGGTGATTTACTACTTAAGGTTCTTGGTAACCTAAACCAACCTTTGCCAGCTGTGACCTCTGCTTCCCCTGAAATTAAGTTGGATTATGAAGCACTCGTTCGTTGGGAATTAATGGCTGATGACGTGGAACATTCTGCACTGTTGAATAAGCCTGAAACTTTTTTTAGTCGAAATCAAGAAGCGCTACAGACGTTCGGTGTTGTGTTTATCGTGATGTCTATAGTGATCATATTCCTCGTCTATTACCTCCGACGAATCAAAAATAGTGAAGTCGCCGCGCGTAAGAGTCAACTCTTATTAGAGTCCGTATTTGATCAAAGCTTCCAGTATATCGGCATGCTTGATCGTCATGGGCGACTCATTTCAAGCAATAGCAAACTTCAGGGGCTGTTTTTCCATCAAGGCATTAAACTGGATAAACCATTCTGGCTATATAAACATTGGCAAAATATGACGGCTGAAAAGCTCGAAGCGCTGTTTGTCCAAGGTCAGAAAAGTATCGTCTCTTTTGAAGCGGATGTGTGGTCGCAAAACAAAGGTCTGATTATTTTAGAGTTGTCGCTGAAACCTATGCTTTCTGATGACCAGACGGATGCGAATGTTTTGCTAGAGGCGAGGGATATTACGTCTCGCAAGTTGACAGAAGATAAACTCCATCAGCGTGAAATGAACTTGCGGACTTATTACGAGTTACAGCCCGTGATGATGGTGACGCTTGATAGCAACAACCGAATCCAACAAGTAAATCAATTTACGGAGAAGTTGCTTGGCTACCCGCAAGGGAAGTTACTCGGTCAACGCTTACGTGTTTTTTATAATGATGAGAATGCCATTATTCCAAGGCATGTATTGCTTCAGCCTAAGCAAGCGATGGAAGGCGTGTGGCGACGTGAAATTCAATATCGTCATGCTGATGGGCATACTATATGGGTGCGTGAAAATATTAGACCACTGCATGATTCTGGTGAATTACTGATTGTCGGTGAGGATATTAGTGAAACTTATGCGCTGTCAGAAAAATTGGAGTATCAAGCTCAATACGATTTGCTCACCAATACTTACAACCGAAACCATTTTGATATTGAGTTGAAGAAAGCGCTTCTTGAAGTTGAAAACCATATGAGAACGCATGCGATGCTGTTCCTCGACCTTGATCAACTCAAAGTGATTAATGACACGGCAGGGCATGATGCAGGTGATGCTGCGATTAAATTCTGTGCCAAAGTGTTGGAAGAAGTTCTGCCATATAACTCGATCTTGTCGCGTATGGGCGGGGATGAATTTGCCGTTCTTCTCAAAGACTGTACGGAATTTGATGCGATTAAAGTGGCGCGAAACATTATTTCAACCTTGGGTGATCAAGTGTTTACTTGGGAAGAGATTAAACTGAATTTAACCTGCTCAATTGGCGTTCGACTTATTGATCATACTGTTACCTCTTCGCAAATGGTTCATGCTCAAGCAGATACAGCTTGCCATGCTGCAAAAGAAGAAGGGCGTAACCGCTTTAGTTTGTACCACCAAGACGATGAAGATATTCGCCGTAGGCAGTTAGAGATGGAGTGCGTGAATTTAGTTCATAATGCACTGGCTCATGATCGCCTAGAACTCTTTGGTCAGCGAATTTTAGGTTTAAATCTTTACGATAATCAGAAGATGCACTTCGAGATCTTGGTGAGAATGAAAAATCATCAAGGAGACTATATTTCTCCTGGGATTTTTATACCGGCTTCGGAGCGTTACAACATTGCGCACTTGATTGATAAACAGGTTGTGACTAAAACCTTGAATTGGTTAGAAGCGCACCCAGAAGCAGTGGCGGACTTAGGGATCTGTTCGATTAATCTATCGGGTCACTCGATGGGTAACCAAGAGTTCATTGATTTTCTTTTGCATACCTTATCGGCAAGTTCAGTACCGTGTGACAAGATTTGTTTAGAGATCACTGAAACCGCAGCCATGAGTAACATGAATCAAGCGATAGAGTTCTTTACTCGCTTGAAATCCTTGGGTTGCCTCATTGCTTTAGATGACTTTGGGTCAGGTTTATCATCGTTTGGTTATTTAAAAAAATTACCAGTGGATATCGTGAAAATTGATGGTCTGTTCGTTCGGGATATGGACGTTAATGAAACCGATTATGTCATGGTAAGAGCGATCAATGATTTAGCCAAGCAGATGGGCAAACATACGGTGGCAGAGTTTGTCGAAAATACGAAAATTATCGATAAACTTCTGGAAATAGATGTCGATTTTGCCCAAGGGTATGTCATTGGTCGACCTAAACCGCTCGCTGAATTAGTCAGTGAGTTGAGCCTAGAAAAGGCCGTGTGATGGCGGTACACTTGCGAACTCTTTTTAATACTATAACTTCATGCGGAGCCTAACTTTGCAGCTACAACTGATTTGCGAAGATCCAACCCAATCCTCACGACTTCAAACCTTGGCACAACGCTGGCAATTAACTCATGATGAGCAGAGCATTTTTGCTTTAGTGCTGACACAAGAGCGCCTTGAATTACGAAAATTGGATGAGCCCAAATTAGGTGCGATTTTTGTCGACCTGATTGGCGGTGCGGTGGGGCACAGACGTAAATTTGGTGGTGGCAAAGGACAGTCAATAGCCAAAGCGGCAGGCTTAAATAAAGGCGCAACCCCAACGGTTCTAGATGGAACCGCAGGGCTTGGAAGAGATGCTTTTGTTCTCGCTTCGCTTGGTTGTAAGGTTCAGATGGTTGAGCGCCATCCTGTGGTTGCGGCTTTGCTCGATGATGGTTTAGAGCGCGCTAAGCAAGATCCCGAAATAGGAACATGGGTTGGCGACAGAATGACTCTGATCCACGCCTCCAGCCATGACGCGTTAGATAAATTAGCGGCCGATGATGATTTTGAACAACCGGATGTGGTCTATTTAGACCCTATGTACCCACATCCTGAAAATAAGAAAAAGTCAGCCCTAGTCAAAAAAGAGATGCGTGTTTTCCAATCATTAGTGGGTGCTGATCTTGATGCGGATAGCTTGTTAACGCCAGCCCTTGCATTGGCCAGTAAACGTGTTGTGGTGAAAAGACCTGATTATGCTGATTGGTTGGATGAAAAAAAGCCGACGATGGCCATTGAAACGAAGAAAAATCGTTTTGATGTTTATGTGAAAGCATCGATGGTTTAATGAAACTTACGCTCTCTATCTGTTCGTGATGATGCGCAAATTGACAAGAGCCTAATTTAAGACTTGTTAATTGGTATGATTGAAGGTATATCTAAGTAAGAATCATTATTATTCTCGCTAAGGTAAAGTATGACTAAGCGGATGTGCCAACTCACCCGTCAGGAAATTCGTGGCGAACTTGAGGGTATTTTAACATCAGCCTCTTCGCCTCAATATGTTTGCCGTTCTTGCGCTCGAACTTGCGCTTCTCAAGCGATGCTGTGTAACCCTGAATCGATTCAACTCAGTGTTGAGTCAAGGAGTACGGAGCAGTTTGAACTCGCTACTGAGCTTCCTCGTGAATCCTCTGAAAGTTTAAAAGATAAGGCATTGCCAGAAAGTGAAGCACAATTAAAAGCATTGAAGAAAGAGCTTAAGAAACAGAAGGAGTACTACAAAGAGATGAAAAAAGTACTCAAAAAGCAGCAAAAGCTTTTAAAGAAACAGCAAGAATTAGAGCTAGAGTTTGCCAAGACGAATCAATTGTTTCATGTGTCGAACATTCATGCTCCTGCGCCATCGCAATTGCATTGATGCTGAGTTCAGCCAATAAATAAAAATGCCCGAGACTGACATCTCGGGCATTTTGCGTTTTAAGTGGCTCAAGTTGGGTTTACTTTAATTTGGATTTCCAAACATACTTACTCAAACCAAAGTGACGGGAATGTAGGACTCGTTCATCCCACCAACAGCAAGAGCTCTACTCTTGCGAATGTAATTTTTTATATTGGCGCTCAACTTTAGGTTTTACCCATTTCTCATTAACCCAAAGAGACAGCAAAATAATGCCTCCACCAATCGATAATCGAACTACATCGACATCTCTATTCCAAATCAGAATATTGACCACCAACCCAGCAGGAACCAGTGCATTGTTCATGACGGCAAGAGCACCCGCATTCACCATGCATGCCCCTTTGTTCCACACAAAGTAACCTAACCCTGAAGCGATTAACCCTAAGTAGATTAATATTCCCCACTGTAATGATGTGGTTGGCAGTTTGTCTAGGTTACCCATTAACGCAAAGGCTATTGTCGCCACGCACAGCGCTCCAAGATAGAAGTATCCAAACACGGTGTGCTGAGGAAGATCTATCTCTTCTTGTTCCATGACATATTTATAGCCCACTTGGCCAATCGCAAAGCAGAGGTTGGCGCCTTGAACCACTAAAAAGCCCATTAAGAAGTGGTCGTTCACTCCTGCGAATTTAATGGTTACGGCACCAGCGACAGCAACAAGCGCGGTGATGAGATACCAAGGTGAAAACCGCCCTTTAAGAAAATCATAAAAAAGGGTGACGTAAATAGGGGTGAAAACCGTAAATAGAAGCACTTCAGGCACTGATAACAACAAGAAAGATTGATAGTAAAAACAGTACATCAAACCTAATTGAATGCCGCCAATAGTCATTAGCTTAGCGATCAGCGCTTTCGGAATATTGCGAAATTTTAAGAAAGGTAGAAACACAAGGCTTGCCAATGCAACACGCATTAACACCGAAAACCAAGAGTCGACCTGACCGGCAAGATAAACGCCAATCAGGCTAAATGAGAATGCCCATAAAAGGGTCACTGCTGCTAGATAATTCATAATCAATTCGTTCCATCAATAGATGGCAGCAGTCTACCTAAGTTTACGAGTTCAGTCTTGCTCCTCTTTAAGAGGTACAACCAACATATCAACAGGAGAATCGTTGATTAACTGGCGAGTTGAAGAGAGTAATTTACTCCAAAAGTCCTGATGATGACCGCATACTACGAGATCAACATGATACTCATTGATCGAATCACACAGCTCATTACTCAAATCGCCGCTGCCCACTAATGTATGTTTAATTGGGTATTGAGCATAGTCCGCAAAGCTTTGAAGTTGTTTCTGTGATGCCTCCATTGCTTGGTGTTGAGTTTCAGCTAAGTTGATATCAATTAACCCGGTATAAAGTTCGGCATAATTCACATCAATATGAATGAATGAAACGGTGGCTTCTAAAGGTTTCGCAAGTGCTACTGCCTTATCAATCAAAAGTTTACTGTCTTCAGACAGATCAACCGCTACTAAAATATGTTGATAACTCATATTACAATCTCCTTATTGTTGACTCCTTAAAGATTAGCACCGCGTGTGGTTTTTTTTTGTTGCTGTGATCTCATATCTCTACAGACTGCATCAGGTGTTAGTCGTTAAATCATGTTATATTTAAATTAATAAAAAGAAGCGTAATTAGGAGAGAGACATGCTATCTGCAAATATGGTTGAGAAATTGAATGAGCAAATTAATCTAGAATTTTTCTCAT
It encodes:
- the prlC gene encoding oligopeptidase A → MSNPLLTFTDLPPFSQIQPEHIKPAVEAVIAECRAKIDDVLENNTTPTWDNVIAPIEDVDDKLSQVWSPVSHMNSVVNSDELRDAYESCLPLLSEYGTWVGQHKGLFEAYKAIKASDAFDSLEQAKKKTITDSLRDFELSGIGLPADEQHRYGEISKRMSELGSQFSNNVLDATMGWNKHITDVVELAGMPESAIAAAKETAESKELDGYLLTLEMPSYLPVMVYCDNQALRAEMYEAYVTRASDRGPKAGEWDNTELIAEQLKLRHEISRMLGFNTYSEKSLATKMAENTSQVIGFLNDLAVKAKPQGEKEVEELRQFAEKEFGVTELNLWDIPYYSEKQKQHLFQISDEELRPYFPEEKVVSGLFEVLNRVFGMQVKERKDVDTWHHSVRFFDIFDSNDTLRGSFYLDLYAREHKRGGAWMDECRVRRLTESGDLQTPVAYLTCNFNKPVGDKPALFTHDEVVTLFHETGHGIHHMLTKVDTGSVSGINGVPWDAVELPSQFLENWCWEEEALAFISGHFETGEPLPKAMLEKMLAAKNFQSAMFILRQLELGLFDFTLHTEFDPELGARVLETLQEVKAKVAVLPSLEWNRFSHSFSHIFAGGYSAGYYSYLWAEVLSADAFSRFEEEGIFNQETGQSFLNNILEMGGSEEPMELFKRFRGREPQIDAMLRHAGINA
- the asnC gene encoding transcriptional regulator AsnC — translated: MHASNSRLDDLDRAILKTLMEDARTPYAEMAKQFNVSPATIHVRIEKMKTAEIIQGTEVVVNTKKLGYDVCCFIGINLNAARDYHSAIAKLNALDEVVEAYYTTGAYNIFVKLMCKSIEELQFVLIDKLQAIDEVQSTETLISLQNPINRNVNP
- a CDS encoding EAL domain-containing protein yields the protein MRAIFFIFVAFCSFFASAQSKDVLIIHSYHQGFFWTDAFQSGLQSRLDTRNIPYRVVYLDTKRFQSAEYLEQLYQLYKTKFQNEEFQAIVVSDNNALNLMQRLSSELKNTPVIFGGINNYRPEMHASLNATGVTEDINLMGNILMIQDLMPDAEKITVISDHSVTGHEIRSQVDEFIEQNPIYKKKIEHYVPDTYEELLARTASFDRKNSILFWVYYRDINGWVSDNQQWKKLNQVASAPLFVIHDLGLGYGAVGGIMQSGLIQGKATGDLLLKVLGNLNQPLPAVTSASPEIKLDYEALVRWELMADDVEHSALLNKPETFFSRNQEALQTFGVVFIVMSIVIIFLVYYLRRIKNSEVAARKSQLLLESVFDQSFQYIGMLDRHGRLISSNSKLQGLFFHQGIKLDKPFWLYKHWQNMTAEKLEALFVQGQKSIVSFEADVWSQNKGLIILELSLKPMLSDDQTDANVLLEARDITSRKLTEDKLHQREMNLRTYYELQPVMMVTLDSNNRIQQVNQFTEKLLGYPQGKLLGQRLRVFYNDENAIIPRHVLLQPKQAMEGVWRREIQYRHADGHTIWVRENIRPLHDSGELLIVGEDISETYALSEKLEYQAQYDLLTNTYNRNHFDIELKKALLEVENHMRTHAMLFLDLDQLKVINDTAGHDAGDAAIKFCAKVLEEVLPYNSILSRMGGDEFAVLLKDCTEFDAIKVARNIISTLGDQVFTWEEIKLNLTCSIGVRLIDHTVTSSQMVHAQADTACHAAKEEGRNRFSLYHQDDEDIRRRQLEMECVNLVHNALAHDRLELFGQRILGLNLYDNQKMHFEILVRMKNHQGDYISPGIFIPASERYNIAHLIDKQVVTKTLNWLEAHPEAVADLGICSINLSGHSMGNQEFIDFLLHTLSASSVPCDKICLEITETAAMSNMNQAIEFFTRLKSLGCLIALDDFGSGLSSFGYLKKLPVDIVKIDGLFVRDMDVNETDYVMVRAINDLAKQMGKHTVAEFVENTKIIDKLLEIDVDFAQGYVIGRPKPLAELVSELSLEKAV
- a CDS encoding class I SAM-dependent methyltransferase, producing MQLQLICEDPTQSSRLQTLAQRWQLTHDEQSIFALVLTQERLELRKLDEPKLGAIFVDLIGGAVGHRRKFGGGKGQSIAKAAGLNKGATPTVLDGTAGLGRDAFVLASLGCKVQMVERHPVVAALLDDGLERAKQDPEIGTWVGDRMTLIHASSHDALDKLAADDDFEQPDVVYLDPMYPHPENKKKSALVKKEMRVFQSLVGADLDADSLLTPALALASKRVVVKRPDYADWLDEKKPTMAIETKKNRFDVYVKASMV
- a CDS encoding carboxylate/amino acid/amine transporter, whose amino-acid sequence is MNYLAAVTLLWAFSFSLIGVYLAGQVDSWFSVLMRVALASLVFLPFLKFRNIPKALIAKLMTIGGIQLGLMYCFYYQSFLLLSVPEVLLFTVFTPIYVTLFYDFLKGRFSPWYLITALVAVAGAVTIKFAGVNDHFLMGFLVVQGANLCFAIGQVGYKYVMEQEEIDLPQHTVFGYFYLGALCVATIAFALMGNLDKLPTTSLQWGILIYLGLIASGLGYFVWNKGACMVNAGALAVMNNALVPAGLVVNILIWNRDVDVVRLSIGGGIILLSLWVNEKWVKPKVERQYKKLHSQE
- the uspA gene encoding universal stress protein UspA; protein product: MSYQHILVAVDLSEDSKLLIDKAVALAKPLEATVSFIHIDVNYAELYTGLIDINLAETQHQAMEASQKQLQSFADYAQYPIKHTLVGSGDLSNELCDSINEYHVDLVVCGHHQDFWSKLLSSTRQLINDSPVDMLVVPLKEEQD